A genomic segment from Candidatus Hinthialibacter antarcticus encodes:
- a CDS encoding DUF2442 domain-containing protein — protein MKQQRVKIIEAKPLTEFHVALKFNDGHEKEIDLLPFLNGQVFEPLKNDPALFRQISLEGGTLCWPTGADIDPYVLYYGSAEEAEKYIMKTSATLT, from the coding sequence ATGAAACAGCAACGAGTCAAAATCATAGAAGCAAAGCCTCTGACTGAATTTCATGTTGCGTTGAAATTTAACGATGGCCATGAAAAAGAAATTGATCTATTGCCGTTTCTCAACGGTCAAGTTTTCGAACCGCTGAAAAATGATCCTGCTCTATTCAGACAAATCTCCCTTGAAGGCGGAACGCTCTGCTGGCCAACTGGCGCCGATATCGATCCTTACGTTCTCTATTATGGAAGCGCAGAAGAAGCCGAAAAATATATAATGAAAACCTCTGCCACTCTCACTTAA